From Struthio camelus isolate bStrCam1 chromosome 21, bStrCam1.hap1, whole genome shotgun sequence, one genomic window encodes:
- the LOC104141859 gene encoding natriuretic peptides A — translation MDAKGSFSCGFLLLLLLQFQSSKANPIYSLSPAKELASMEALLEKLEDKFALIEALESNPDLQEPKTQEDSPPELVDDSDDQKAESRLAPSTLLSYRDPFLKRLKGLQMPRMMRDSGCFGRRIDRIGSLSGMGCNGSRKN, via the exons ATGGACGCTAAAGGCTCATTCTCCTGTGgtttcctcttgctgcttctcctccagtTCCAGTCCAGCAAAGCCAACCCTATCTACAGCCTTAGCCCTGCCAAAGAACTGGCCAGCATGGAG GCTCTTCTGGAGAAACTGGAGGATAAATTTGCACTGATTGAAGCCCTGGAGTCCAATCCTGACCTGCAAGAGCCCAAAACCCAAGAGGACAGCCCACCAGAACTTGTAGATGACAGCGATGATCAGAAGGCTGAATCCAGACTAGCACCCAGCACCCTTCTGTCCTACAGGGACCCCTTCCTCAAGAGACTGAAGGGGCTGCAGATGCCCAGGATGATGAGAGATTCTGGCTGCTTCGGGAGGAGAATTGACAGAATTGGATCCCTGAGCGGAATGGGTTGCAACG GTTCCAGGAAGAATTAG
- the LOC104141978 gene encoding natriuretic peptides A-like: MRLLALHCGVSLLLLVLPWARAQAVGGEHNTELQSLQDLLEALGQLQGEEGGLSGLEDEPVARTEDGGAEWDLLGPESSLQAALLPAPSPPQPVDGESQWRSLLSSYRRRNFSGCFGMRMERIGVQAGLGCNHYKARFWRRGRS, from the exons ATGCGGCTCCTGGCTCTGCACTGTGGGgtctcactgctgctgcttgtccTGCCATGGGCAAGGGCACAGGCAGTTGGCGGCGAGCACAACACGGAGCTGCAGTCCCTGCAG GATCTCCTTGAGGCATTGGGGCAGCTCCAGGGGGAGGAAGGTGGACTCTCAGGTCTGGAAGACGAGCCAGTGGCCAGGACTGAAGACGGCGGTGCTGAGTGGGACCTGCTGGGACCAGAGAGCAGCTtgcaggctgccctgctgccggcccccagccctccccagcccgTGGACGGGGAGAGCCAGTGGAGGAGTCTCCTCTCCTCCTACAGGCGGAGGAACTTCTCTGGCTGCTTTGGAATGAGGATGGAGAGGATCGGTGTTCAGGCGGGACTGGGATGCAACCACTACAAAGCCC Gtttctggaggagagggagaagctga